A portion of the Paenibacillus hamazuiensis genome contains these proteins:
- a CDS encoding NADH dehydrogenase FAD-containing subunit, whose protein sequence is MLIEWQKLLKNKATYISLSALILVVGLAAWSGAGMFRSEYDVIKRVNGHFPDAVALISPHQYWIGLSNAFFSSFYYFIFPLLVALPIVDTIYNEQVSGNLHYQMIRTNRRAYFWNKFIFTFVISFVFFVIPLLIGVGLVNLLTGTWDYTGFSAAYDKLIRGTAVLGDSTSLSLKKELFSDLLSVSPYAYIMVYYIIGGLYAGAYSCFGLALSFFVQNRYLILIMPLCLYLGGWMIFTLLRLLPWDPFNFLDPRQPVNGLHVLPVVIDFGMLMLAVAFLYMLGVRKTRDILA, encoded by the coding sequence ATGCTGATCGAATGGCAAAAGCTGCTAAAAAATAAAGCCACTTATATTAGCCTTAGCGCACTAATCCTTGTGGTTGGGCTGGCTGCCTGGTCGGGGGCCGGCATGTTTCGAAGCGAATACGATGTCATCAAGAGAGTGAATGGACATTTTCCCGACGCTGTAGCTCTCATTTCGCCGCACCAATATTGGATCGGACTTTCCAATGCATTCTTTTCGTCATTTTATTATTTTATTTTCCCGCTTCTTGTCGCCTTGCCGATAGTGGATACCATTTACAACGAACAAGTTAGCGGAAACCTCCATTACCAAATGATTCGCACGAATCGAAGAGCTTATTTTTGGAACAAGTTTATTTTTACTTTTGTTATCTCGTTTGTATTTTTCGTGATTCCTCTGCTGATAGGGGTTGGCTTGGTGAACTTGCTGACGGGAACTTGGGATTACACCGGCTTCTCGGCAGCTTACGATAAACTGATTCGCGGAACTGCGGTTCTTGGGGATTCAACGTCTCTTTCCCTTAAGAAAGAGCTATTTTCAGATTTACTGAGCGTTTCGCCATACGCATATATCATGGTCTACTACATCATCGGAGGTCTATATGCCGGCGCTTATTCGTGCTTCGGGCTGGCGCTTTCTTTCTTTGTTCAAAACCGGTACCTGATTTTGATCATGCCGCTATGTCTCTACTTGGGAGGTTGGATGATATTTACCCTTCTTCGTTTGCTGCCGTGGGATCCTTTTAATTTTTTGGACCCGCGTCAGCCTGTGAACGGACTGCATGTTCTTCCCGTCGTTATTGACTTCGGTATGCTGATGCTGGCAGTCGCTTTTTTATATATGCTGGGGGTGAGAAAAACTCGTGA
- a CDS encoding DUF3600 domain-containing protein, producing the protein MAFEQQIRKSFQHASRRMTVPPELGDRVAKQIFNTSKSTGRKRMRTVQRIAVCMAIGGVILTGTAFAAPNFADRIYGSYEELKKKVVTVSMQQYQKIGMKFAGAAKELGSDYPAFEQLSKQMVAAKVDYGDKNWQIDFSALSPETYAELNRLYADIQPYFDRLNHEPVARDALSPEEYDKYIALQMQRESILAQAGVDPSVGRIEQNLPEKYYTAYEETKRSLKELESKIRQSRQSR; encoded by the coding sequence ATGGCGTTCGAACAACAAATCCGTAAGTCTTTTCAGCATGCTTCCCGCAGAATGACGGTTCCGCCGGAGCTCGGCGACAGGGTGGCGAAGCAAATCTTCAACACGTCGAAGAGTACCGGCCGAAAACGAATGCGAACCGTGCAGCGCATCGCGGTCTGCATGGCGATCGGCGGCGTGATCCTTACGGGCACGGCGTTTGCCGCTCCTAATTTCGCTGACCGCATTTACGGCTCGTATGAGGAGCTGAAAAAGAAAGTGGTTACCGTATCGATGCAGCAGTATCAAAAAATCGGCATGAAATTCGCCGGCGCTGCCAAAGAGCTGGGCAGCGATTATCCGGCTTTCGAACAGCTGTCGAAGCAAATGGTAGCCGCCAAAGTGGACTATGGCGATAAAAACTGGCAAATCGATTTCTCGGCGCTCAGCCCGGAAACCTATGCGGAATTAAACCGGCTGTACGCCGACATTCAGCCTTACTTTGACCGCTTGAACCACGAGCCGGTCGCGCGTGATGCGCTGTCTCCCGAAGAATACGACAAGTATATCGCCCTGCAAATGCAGCGGGAATCCATTCTAGCGCAGGCCGGAGTCGATCCGAGCGTCGGCCGCATTGAGCAGAATTTGCCGGAGAAGTACTACACCGCCTACGAGGAGACGAAGCGAAGCCTGAAAGAGCTGGAGAGCAAAATACGGCAATCGCGGCAAAGCAGATAG
- a CDS encoding sigma-70 family RNA polymerase sigma factor gives MEEVNVHELLRRVAEGDETAFGQLYNETCQDVYRMVAFLIPDAHDAMEVANEVYVQLWKSLGSYDGSRPFRFWLHGIVAKLASNHRRSLWRKFRLFEKKKLSLAAAAGHSSLKDVESEDELLQLMMKLSRKLRTVLVLRYYQDYSFEEIAALLGVPVGTVKSRHHAAVEKLRKTWKNNQEDKAGDIHGVRTTNP, from the coding sequence ATGGAGGAAGTCAATGTTCATGAGCTGCTCAGGCGGGTGGCGGAAGGGGATGAGACGGCGTTCGGCCAGCTCTATAACGAGACGTGCCAGGATGTTTACCGGATGGTGGCGTTTCTGATCCCTGATGCGCACGATGCCATGGAAGTGGCGAACGAAGTATATGTGCAGCTTTGGAAGTCGCTTGGTTCCTACGACGGAAGCCGGCCTTTCCGGTTTTGGCTGCACGGCATCGTGGCGAAACTGGCGAGCAATCACCGGAGAAGCTTATGGCGCAAATTCCGTCTGTTTGAAAAGAAAAAGTTATCGCTTGCCGCTGCGGCGGGCCATTCTTCGCTCAAGGACGTGGAGTCTGAGGACGAGCTGCTTCAATTGATGATGAAGTTATCCCGAAAGCTGCGGACCGTACTCGTCCTGCGTTACTACCAGGATTACAGCTTTGAGGAGATTGCAGCGCTGCTGGGAGTACCTGTAGGCACCGTCAAATCCCGGCACCACGCGGCAGTGGAGAAATTGCGCAAGACCTGGAAGAATAATCAAGAGGATAAGGCAGGGGATATTCATGGCGTTCGAACAACAAATCCGTAA